One window of the Triticum dicoccoides isolate Atlit2015 ecotype Zavitan chromosome 3B, WEW_v2.0, whole genome shotgun sequence genome contains the following:
- the LOC119275605 gene encoding probable protein ABIL3 → MEAVAMSPSSVSSHNLDAASTSDDMPSSQEGLLFSDSLKDLRNLRSQLYSAAEYFEVFYTNNSHRSTVVTSLKDYTVEALVSTVDHLGFVSYKVDNLVNEKADEVNETEFRVSSVEQRVKICQQAIDQEGRSQQSLLIRAPQYHRRYILPGADIVESAIHPVSEPTRYSRQHTGRKMRKSQSAMSTPVSRQTTMRSVRSQSPAVRETHHRSRSMSPSRKARAKSPSPQVVNLNPKETRAGSPIPTPPNPLARSATVARRPPLDPKHFRQTSMQVQSDYENQKEREKKSNKGRGFLKSLLTRRRWRNDESLYNYLDEY, encoded by the exons ATGGAGGCAGTCGCAATGTCACCGTCCTCCGTCTCGTCCCACAACCTCGACGCCGCCTCCACCAGCGACGACATGCCGTCCTCGCAAGAGGGCCTCCTCTTCTCGGACAGCCTCAAG GACTTGAGGAATCTGCGGTCGCAGCTATACTCAGCGGCGGAATATTTTGAAGTATTCTACACAAACAACTCGCACAGATCTAC ggtGGTAACGAGTTTAAAAGACTACACAGTTGAGGCACTTGTTAGCACTGTTGACCATCTGGGTTTCGTGTCGTACAAGGTGGAtaatctcgtcaatgaaaaggctGACGAGGTTAATGAAACAGAATTTCGAGTATCGTCGGTTGAACAG AGGGTAAAGATTTGCCAGCAAGCAATTGACCAGGAGGGAAGATCTCAACAGTCTCTTCTTATCAGGGCGCCGCAGTACCACAGGCGTTACATATTACCAG GCGCAGATATAGTGGAATCCGCTATCCATCCGGTTTCAGAGCCCACACGGTACAGCAGGCAACATACGGGTCGCAAAATGCGCAAGTCTCAGTCTG CAATGTCCACTCCAGTTAGTAGGCAGACAACAATGAG GAGTGTCCGTTCACAGTCTCCAGCAGTTCGTGAAACACACCATCGATCACGATCCATGTCGCCTTCTCGAAAAGCACGAGCTAAATCACCATCACCCCAAGTCGTGAACTTAAATCCGAAAG AAACAAGAGCAGGTTCGCCAATACCAACTCCTCCCAATCCCCTCGCGCGATCTGCCACAGTCGCAAGAAGACCACCTCTGGATCCAAAGCATTTT AGACAAACCTCGATGCAGGTGCAGTCTGACTATGAAAACCAGAAAGAGAGGGAGAAAAAATCGAACAAAGGCCGGGGCTTCCTCAAGTCGTTGCTCACAAGACGCCGGTGGAGGAACGACGAGTCGCTGTACAATTACTTGGACGAGTACTGA